The stretch of DNA TTCTAAAGTTGTAATTATTGGAGCACTATAATTATTTATAAAAATTTTAGTAACACATTTCACCGTTTGTATGTATTTTATCTCGCTAATATCGAGTTTAATAGTTTCGTATTCTGTTTTAATTAAAAGACCTCCTCTATCCTTCTTTGTTTCTTTTGTTCCAGCAGAAACTATATTAACAGTACTCGAACTTAATTGTTTATCTCTATTCTTAACTTTAAATATTCCTTTTAATAAATCATTAAACACCATTGGTTTAATTAAGTAATCTGTTGCGTTTAATTTAAAAGCTTCTAACCTAAACTTGGCATCATCAGCAGTAAAAATAAACTGTGGTAAGTGTTCAATTTTTTTAGTGATTTCAATCCAATTAGAACAAAACAACTTCGCATCTAAAAAAGCCAAATCGATTTTATTCTTGTTTAAAAAAGTAACAGCATCTATGGGGTTAATAAATGATGCTACTAATTTTACATGCTCTATTCTGTTTAGATAAGATTTTAAGGTATCAATGACTTTTGGACAGGTATCTACCACGACACATTTCATTACTTTAAGATTATTTGAACGCATTTAGTTGTATTTTTAATATTATTAGTTCTTTTAATGAAACAGTCGGAGAGTTCCTGGTCTTTAGTTTATTAATAACTAAACATGCTACTTTATCGGCATCTTCTTCTGAAAAAAATGGTTTATTTTTTTGAATTGCAGGAATATAATTTTGTTTAATTAAAACCTTCTTATTACTAGTTATTTCATAACCAAAACCATTGTCAACTCTAAATGTTTTACTGTCTATAGCTTCCTTTTTATTTAATACTAATAAAGAGATTAATACTATTAAACCAGCTGCTATAATAATAGGACTTACTATTTTCTTCATCTTTCACCTTATATTTAATATCCCCAAAACATTATCATCTAACACCAACGACTCTACCTATAGAATGTTTTGGGGATATAATCAATAATCAAACTACTATAATTAATACTACTCAATCAATCATCTTCATCATATTCCTCTAAAGGAAATATTTCGAAATTATCATCGAGATATAAATTACCTGTTCGTCCTAATAATACAAAGGCTCTGCTACCATTTGAAAAACTTACTGGATCTTGACGCACGGTAGCTTCTAATGCAGTAATTTCTTCCCAAATATCTGTTTCTGGTGTATACTCCCAAATGGTACCTACCGCACCTCCAGTATACCCTGCGGCAATATACCCTAATCCATTAACAGAAAAACTTACCGCATTAGATCGTGTTATTCTATAATCATCCTCTTCATCTAAATCCAGCTTTCTTGTCCATACTTCAGTTTTCGGATCGAACTCCCAAAAATCATCTACATATATACCATTACTTATACCTGTTCCTAAATACACTTTTTCATTTAAAACAAAAGTCGTTGCATCTCTACGTTTATTTCCTCCAAACCCAACAAGTTCGGACCATTCATCAGCATTAGCGTCATATTTCCAAAAATCTTTTCTGTCATTATCACCATCATAACCCGTTCCAACATACCCAACGTTATTAATCCCAAAACTAACGGCTCCTCTTCTAAGGCCTCCTCCAAAATCTGCTTTTTGAGTCCATGAGTTTGAACTTACATTATATTCCCAAAAATCTATCAACTCATTATCTCCATCATAACCAATACCTAAATAACCTTTGTCATTCAGTGTGAAACTAGATGCCGAACTTCTTGGTGTCCCTGGAAAACTCGCTTTTTGAGACCAAAAATCCCCCTCTATATCATATTCCCAGAAATCGTTTAAGTAATCATCGCCATCATAACCCGTCCCCATAAAACCTTTATCACCTATGGTAAAACTAATAGCGCTACTTCTTGGTATACCATCAAAAACCGAGCGCTCTTTCCAATTTCCTCTTTCATAACCATCATCATCTGAGCATCCTGAGAAAGCTAGAGCAGAGCAAATAAGCCCTAACATAAATTTTCTATTGTTTGTCATTTTCATTCTTGTTTTTAAATTTATTTTTTAAATTAAATTTTACAGCCGCTGAAAAACAGAGACTATTCTCAATATTAAAATCGTAAATAGCATTGTTGTTTTCATCCAGCAATTTATATGTATTATAAAAGGCATAACCTTCTTTAAAATCTGCTGTCCTTTAATATTATTAACAGCTTTTTTGTTCATCTACAATATTTTTTAAGCAAACATATTATATGTTACTTCTGTCAAAAAACTAAATAGATATACTTGCTATTTCTCTATACAAACTATAAACTTTCATAGACAAAATAGCTTTGTTGTGTTTATCGATAAATATTAAAGGTTAGACGCTTAAAAAGTAGCTTTTGTATACTTCTTTTTTTTGAAGCTGTGAACTCGTATAGATTCGCACAAAAAACCATAGATGAGATATATAGTTTTGCTTTTGATTATTGTCAGTTGTCTTTCTTGCAATAAAGAAGAAGAAGAGTTTACGTTACAAATAGGAGAAGACTTTGTTGAGAGTACAACTAAGGTATATTTTATAGATACCTTAACTGTTAAAGCCTCCACATTTCAGTTTGATTCTCTAATTGTATCCAGCCCTAACAGGCTTTTAATAGGTGCATATAACGACCCTGCTTTTGGAAAAACTTTGAGTAAAAGTTTTGTGCAATTAACAAATACTATTTACAGCATAGATGATGATGCAGTTTACGACTCTATTGCATTAGTGCTTAATCCTGACAGATATTTTTACAATGATACCATACCTATTCAACAATTTAAAGTCTATGAAGTCTTAGATGATATAGAATCAGATGAAGGCTTCTATTACAATACAACAAACTTCAACTATAATACAATTCCTATTGCCGTTAAAGATTTTTTAGCAACACCAAATAAAAGTGATTCTTTAGATATTAAGGTGAATGATGTTTTTGGTTTGACTTTGTTTAACAAATTAAAAGAAAATGACATTAATAGTGGTTCAGAGTTTTTAGATGAATATAAAGGATTATTAATTGAAGCAAATAATAATGTTAATACTACTGTCTTAGGATTTTCAACCGATAGCTTTCTTCGACTATATTATACGGTAGATGATAATGACAATGATCCAGAAGAAAAAACGATTGATTTTGCCATTAACCCATCAAATACTTTTAACCAAATAAGCAGTGAGAAATCTGGTACTTATTTTGAAAACATAGTAAACCAAGAAACATTAATTCCTAGTTCGGAAACCGATAATAGTTCTTTTATTCAAGCAGGAATTGGAATTGTTACCAGGTTAGATATCCCTTATTTAAAATCGTTAAATGATATTTCTTCTCAAGGTGTAGTTGTAGATGCCAAATTAAAATTCTCTTTAAAAGAGAACACCTATTCAGATAACTTGTATACCAAAGATTCTTTACAGGTTTACATCATTGACAATAAAGCTAACGTTTTAAGCAACTTAACTTTTGATGGTGAAACACCTATTATGAGTACTATAGAAAATGACAATCCTGAATTTGATTCAGGTTTTTATACAATAAATATATTACCGTTTATCAGTTTAAAACAAAACGAAACTCATGAAGAATATTTTTTAGCTATTTACTCTCAAAACTTCAACAATTCAGTAGACAGATACATTTTTAATGGTAACCTCGCTCCAAATAACGTACGAATGAAATTGGAATTAACCTACGCTACCTATGACTAACAAAACACACATTCTATTTTATATCATTTGCCAGTTCTGTATTGGTCAAATAGTACTTTCGCAAACAACAACAAATAGTTTATCATCATCACCTTATTCTCTTTACGGGTTAGGGATATCTAATGAGTTAAATACAGGAAAAACAAATGCCCTTGGTAACACTGGTTTTGCAATGCCATCAACGTATTCGATAAATAACTTAAATCCAGCATCTTTTGGAGCTATTCCTGAAGGAAGTTTTTTATATGATATTGGCATTAAGGTACAGAAAGAAACACTTTATGAAGATGGTATCAAAGAATTTCGCTATAACGGAAACTTTTCAAATTTCAGCATAGCATTTCCATTATCAAAAAAATCGGGTTTAGGCATCACCCTGATTCCGTTTACTAATGTAGGCTATATAGTATCTGGCTTGGAAAAATCAATTGATGGATCTACAGATACATTTTTAGCAAATATAACTGGCTCTGGAGGGCTAAATGACATCCAATTAAATTATGGGTATAAAGTAAATAATAAACTCAGACTCGGACTTAAAGGTTCCTACTTATTTGGAACCATAAAAGAGGAAGAAACCGATTTTATTGGTAACAATATTTTAAACATATCTGAAGAGAATTTTTATAATGGTTTTCGTTTAAGCACAGGAGTACAATATGATATAAATAATAAAGTCTCTATTGGAGGTATTGTTAATTTCCCTACAACCCTAAATGGCAATCAAACAAGAACTGTTATTGGAGGTGTTGAGCCTGTTGAAGAAGAAAATAGTTTAGATGCTTTTAAATTACCTTTAGAAGTAGGCTTAGGGTTACACACAAAGTTAAATGATAAATTGTTCTTGAATCTTGATTATAAAAAGAGTTTTTGGGATAATACCGATCAGAGTGATTTAATAGGTGATTACGTAGATCAAGATTTTATTGGTTTTGGCTCAGAATTCACTCCCGAAAAAAGCAGTCTTAAATATTGGAATCGAATAAATTATAGAGCAGGCTTTAGTATGGATAATGGAAATTTAGCAATTAAAAATAATAGAATTACTAATTACAGTATTAATTTAGGATTAGGACTCCCTACTGGTGGTCGAAGACACTCTATGATAAATTTAGGCTATTCGTATGGGCAAAAGGGGCAAGTCTCAAATGGTTTAATTAAAGAAAATTACCATACACTAACTCTAAATTTTAGTCTAGAAGATTTATGGTTTCAGAAAAGAAAATATAATTAAGTTTTTCGACGCCGTATAAAAGCTAAACTTTAAGCCGTATTACAACTTCTTCTTTATATGTTTCTCCAATAGGTATGCGTTTGTCTCCTACAACAACCTTAGTTTTTTGTAAAGCTCTAATCGCATTTATATTTATAATATATGAGCGATGTACACGCATAAAATTTTCAGGAAGTTTGTCTAAAATACTTTTGAAACTTGATAGGGTCAATAAAGCCTTAGAATTATCCTTTTGGTAAATTTTAATATAGTCTTTTAAACCTTCAATATACTGTATATCTTGTACATCTACTTTAATATTTTCGTATTCGGATTTTACAAAAATAAAATCATTCTGAGGAATGACTTCTTGTTGACTCAAAGTAGAAGATATTCTACCAGAAATGGTATTCTCTAATGCATTCTTTTCTTTAGCCCTTGAAACAGCTTTTAGAAATCGATGAAACGGAATAGGTTTTACTAAATAATCGGTTGCGTTTAAGTTAAACCCTTCTAAAGCATGTTGTGGACTGGCTGTAGTAAAAATGAATTGCGGCATGTTTTCTATGGTTTTAACCAAATCTAACCCGGTTAAATTAGGCATTTCTATGTCTAAAAACACTAAATCTACTTGGTGCTTGTTAAGGATGGTAATGGCTTCTAATGGATTGTTACATTTAGCAACAATCTCTAAACTACAAATTTGGTTAACATAGGATTCTATAACGTCTACTGCTAACGGTTCATCATCTATTATTACGCACTTCATCTTATATAAGTTTTAATTCAATTTTAATTTTAAATCAACAATAAATTTATCATCGTTTTCTCCTGTAGTTAGCCAATACTTTTCAGGATATAACAACTGCAAACGATCTTTAGTATTTTGCATTCCAATTCCAGAGTTTTCACTGTTTTTAGTTCTATTTCCTATTAAATTTAAACATTTAAACTGCAGTTCATTATCCTTAACACTAATATCAATTTTCACTTCGGTATTACCATTAAAGTCGGTTCCATATTTAAAAGCGTTTTCTATATAAGATATAAATAATAGGGGCCTAATCTTTTGAGTTGAAACCGTTCCATGAATATTGGTTTTCACATTTTCGTTTTTGGCGATTCGTAAACGCTGTAGTTTTATATAATTTTCTATATAGGTTAATTCTTCTTTTAACAACACGAAATCATCATTTGACGTATATAGCATATAGCGCATAAGTTCCGATAACATAATAACTGCTTCCGGTGCATCATTCGAGTTTTTTACTGTAAGTGAATAAATACTATTTAACGAATTAAACAAAAAATGAGGGTTTATCTGGTTTTTAAGTGCTTCTAATTCCGAAACATTTTTTTGAGCTTCGATATCCTTTTTGACAGTGTCGTTTCTTATCCATTCTTCATATATTTTAATGGCTGTTCCTAGTACTAAGAACATTAAAGAATATACAACAGGTAAAGATTTTCTGCCTTTAAAACTAGACATTTCTTCAGGAAAAGGCAGCAGTTTAATAAAAAGCAAGTAAGAAGCAATTAGTATGATAAAAATCGAACCAAAATATGCGATTTTTCTCTTTTTTAATAATAAGAATGGAACGAGTATGATATAATTGACATAGAAAAAGAACAGGTTAGCGCTCATTCTGTAAAAAAACATTTTCGAAATTTTATTTTCTTCTGTATACAGTTGAATTGAAATAACAAAAATTAATACGGTCCATATTAATACATGGATTAAGAATTGGTTTTTATTTTTTTTGGTTTCTGTCAAACTTAATCTTTATAATTAATTTATCGGATATATTGTATTTGCGAAATTTCAATTCTAAAAATTCCTTTAGGAAGTTATCCGCCAAAAATCTTAATAAAAAACATATTACCTTTATGAATTAACACTTTGTTCACTATCTTTTTTAAAAAAATTAAGAGTTTATGGGGTTTTGAAGGTGTCATTTTAAGATTCAATTAGTATTTATATACCAATAAAGTTTATTATCCATAACGATGCTATGCAGCTCAAAAAAAACTTCTTATAAGAATACCTGCCAGCAGGCAGAAAACGACTATTTTTCGCTTCAATCAAAAAAACACATGTTTAGCTTGACTGGAGCGTCTAAACCACTTCAATATAGAGAGAGATTTAATTTTCTAAAAGAAAGATAGATGAATCGGGAAAATGATTCTATGAATATTGGTTTTATATCGACTAAATATGTTTCATTTAGCGATTATAGTACTCTAAATACAAGCTAAAGAGCCTTGAAATGAGTTTTTTCTTAAGACTTATTCCTATAATCTATTGTAATTATCAACTATGCACAGTACTTTGGAGGTTGTACAGTGTCAATATGTTGTAATATGTAATTATGGCTAAATCAATATAAAATAACATGAATCTTCAGAGTAAAAAACCGAATTTCTTCGTTAAAAATACTCGCCGTAACTAGGCTATGCCTACGTTTTTTGCCTTGAACTTCAATTTTTTATTTTTAAATATTCTATGCCATTTTATATCGACTTAGCTATAAGGTTTCAACTTAACCCGCATTAATTTTGGACCACAAGTAATATACAAGGTTTCTTCTTTATCATCTAAAACACAATTGGTATTAAATTCATTATTTAAAATAGTACCTAAGTGTTTACCTTCTGGATTTAAAATATAAACGCCTCCTGGACCAGTGGCAAATATAATTCCATGTTTATTAACCTTTAATCCATCTGGATGTCCCTTTTCTTTTGGGGCATTCCCAGTAGCATCAAAAAAAAGTCTTCCGTTTGAGATATGACCATTTTCATCCACATCGGCAGCTATCCAAATTGCATGTTTCCAATCTGCGTTTGCTATATATACTGTCTTTTCATCAGGAGAAAAGGCAATTCCATTGGGACTAGAAAGTGTATCTGTTACAACTTGTACGTTCCCTTTAGGAGTAATGTGATAAACGGCTGCTTTTAAACCACCTTCCTTAACCGGAGGTGGATCAGACATAATCATATTTCCATTCGAATGAAAAGCGGCATCATTGGTGTTATTAAATCGAACTCCGTTATAATTATCAACAAAAATGCTAAAATCATTTGTAGGTCTATCCAATGAACTATTCATTTTTACAGCTTGTCCATGACCATATTGTAAGATAACCAATTTATCATTATTATCGACCAAAAGTGCACTTGGCCCCGGTCTATCTGGATTGGCATCCTTCATATCAAGGTATAAGGTAACACTATCCTTTTCAGTCCACTGGTATATTTTTTGATGGCCAACATCTGTATAGATCAATTTTTGCTCATCTTTAAGCCATATAGGCCCTTCTGACCACTTGTGTCCTGTTGAAAGAATTTCAATAACTGCATTAAGTGAAATAACGTCGTCTAATTGTTTATCAAGTCTTTCAATTTTACCAACCGTTTGAAACGTTTTTGTTTTTGCCTTTTCTTGCTTAGCACAAGAAAACATAAGTATCGATATTAGAAATAGTCTTAAAGTTTTACTTAATGTATACATTTGCTATTTAATTTTTATACTATTAACTTTTATTGATCGATTTTCTATTAGAGATCTATTTGCCGCTTCTGCTATTATCATAGCTTTAAGTCCATCTTCTCCAGAAACTGGCATTGATTTATTATTCTTTAGGGTGTCAACAAAACATTTCATTTCTTCAAGATACGAAGCTTCATATCTATCCATGAAAAAATCCAAATGACGATCAGATTTTGTTCCGGATTCTGTTAATATGTTTAAATCACTTTTCAAAGGATTCTCAACCTTTATAACACCTTTAGAGCCAAATACTTCCAAACGTTGATCATAGCCATATTTTGCTTCACGACTATTCTCTATGGTAGCCATAGCACCATTTTCAAATTTTAATAAAACGGTAGCACTATCAATGTCTCCTGCATCACCAATAGCAGAATTAACCAAACAATCACCATAGGCAAAAACTTCAACAACTTCACATCCCATTATAAATCGGGCCATATCAAAATCATGGATGGTCATATCTTTAAACAAGCCTCCTGAATTTTTAATGTAAGATATAGGAGGTGGCTGAGGGTCTCTACTAATTATATGAAGATTGCGTAAGCATCCTATTGTATCCTTAGATATTTCATCTTTTACCTTCGAAAAATTCTTATCAAATCTTTGATTAAACCCAATCATTATTGGAACGTTCAATTCTGAAATTACAGATATTGTTTCACTTGCTTTTTCGAGAGACATATCAATTGGCTTCTCGCAAAATATTGCTTTTCCAGCTTTAGCAGATTTTATTGCATATTCAGAATGCGTGCTGCTAGGAGAGCTTATAACTACAGCATCTATTTCTGGATTCTCAATAATAGCATTTATATTATTAGAAACATTTTTAATATCATTATTTAAGGCAAATTTCTGCCCCTCATCTCCAGGATTCACTACCGAAAGTACTTCAACACCTTTAATTTTCCTAGAAAGATTCTCTAGGTGAATCTTTCCCATTCTTCCTATTCCAATAATTCCAATTTTAATCATCTGTTTTTTTATTATTGCGGCTTATAATTAATCAAAACTAATTTTTAATTTTTCACTTCCCTTTTGTAGTTCGGACACTATTTCATTGGTTGCATTCGATTCGGAAAGATACAGTGTTCTTAAATGAGTAAGCTTTGGAATTACAGCTAAAAGTCCAATAGAAACTTCTGTATTAAATAGGTTTAGAGATTCTAAATTTTTTAATTTTTCCAGATGTACTAAACCGTTGTCAGAAATTTTATTTCCACTAAGGTTTAGTTTAATCAAGTTTTCCAGTCGTCCTATTTTTTCAAGATTACCATCGGTTACATTCGAATTGCTCATATTCAACCAAATCAATTGATCTTTTATTTGTAAGAGTGATTCTACACTATGCATTGTGAGTTTCTTTTCGCTCAAACTAAAATTTGCTTCCAAAAAATAATTATCCTTCATAAGTAGATTCAAAATAAAACCTTGATTGCTTAATGAATCTATAATTTCTTTTTTTGGGGATTGAACCATTTCTCTTAAGAAATTATTTTTGTCAAGACCTAATTGTCTGCTAACATTATCTATCATTTCTTTATCAGGTTTTAATGCTGTAAAATAACCCCTTGACGGTGCATTGTTATTTATCCACCAACCAATAAAAGCAACTTCATCATCTGTTAATGGCCTTTTACCTTCTGTTGGCATAAAGTCGTCGTGAGTAGTAGGAAGTGTAATGCGTCTAAAAAGGTCACTTGAATTAGGGTCTCCAGGAATTATAGCTTCACCATTTTCTCCACCTTTCATTAAATATGAAAAACTTGTTAAATTAAGATCTCCTTTCTTTTTATCTTCATTATGGCAGCTTACACAACGATTATTCATTATAGGAGAAACCAAGTCCAGATAAACATCGGCAGAATCCAGAACGGTTACTTTTTTACGAGGAATAGCCTTTTTTGATAAACCTGCTAATTGACGAACTGGATTAGGCGCATATTCTAATAAATAAGTAGATCCGTGTGTTAGGTTACCTCCCAAATGTCCTGTGTAAAAAATGGCAACAACGACTATAGTTACAAGTATTGATTTTCCATAAAACGGGATTTTTATTTGTTTTTTGGATATATAATAACAGGCTAATGAAAACAAAAGTACAGCAACTCCGCTCCATTTATGCCAAAAAATAGTGTCTTCATTATAATCTCCAGATAACGAAAGAAAATAACCAAATAATACTGCGAAAAATGCTCCAATAACACCAAGCCCCCATATATACTGGACAAAAGCCTTTATAGGTTCAAACTTTGTCCATTTTGTAGAAATTTCTGCAAGTCCTGCCAATAACAAAAAGCCTATAGGAAGATGAACAACCAAAGGGTGAATCCTTCCTAAAAACAAAATGATATCAGAAGGCGTGTCAGAATCAATATTGAGTAAAATATTTAGAACCATTTACTTTATTTGAGCGGTGTTCCTTTAATTGGTTTACCATTCGTTGTTAATATTTGAAAATGATGTGCGCGATAATTATCATAAGTCCAAACCATATTTTTATCTGAGTCTAATTCAAATATCTTAATACCCTTTTGTGCACCATAACTCGCTATTACGGTATTCCCATTAGGCAATCTTTGTGCCCCACATGGATCTACTAAGGGGTTTTCTTCAAATAACGAATTATTAATTTCCCAAATTATTTTTCCATCAGAATCCAATTCAACTACTCTGTTTCCATGGGTTAACGTCACTAAGGTATTTCCATTTTTAGATCGAATAGCTGTAAATGGCCATGTCTGAGCTTCACGTCCTCCAAATGATTTATAATCAGTACTAAAAGTATTTACTATGGTCCCATCTGGTTTATATTCTTTAACTGCAAAGGCTAATAAATGAGGGACAAGATAATTACCATTCTTCAGTTTTCTTGCCATTCTAGTTTGCATATGAATATTGTCGGTTTCTGGTTGAAGTGGTATGCTTTTAACAACTTTTCCTTTTTTATTGATCTCAACAATTTTGGGTGCTGTTCCAGATTCAGTAATCATCGTGTTGCCATTAGAAAGTCGAACAGCAGTTCCTAATTCCATAGACGCTTCAGATTTTTTATAAGTAAGGATAACTTCTTTTTTCTTGTTGTATTCTCTA from Flavivirga spongiicola encodes:
- a CDS encoding LytR/AlgR family response regulator transcription factor, encoding MRSNNLKVMKCVVVDTCPKVIDTLKSYLNRIEHVKLVASFINPIDAVTFLNKNKIDLAFLDAKLFCSNWIEITKKIEHLPQFIFTADDAKFRLEAFKLNATDYLIKPMVFNDLLKGIFKVKNRDKQLSSSTVNIVSAGTKETKKDRGGLLIKTEYETIKLDISEIKYIQTVKCVTKIFINNYSAPIITTLELDKILVNLPDYFRQIHKSFIINTCLINKVLKRKVVIDDMHIPIGEIYADRVMTDLAY
- a CDS encoding DUF4907 domain-containing protein codes for the protein MKKIVSPIIIAAGLIVLISLLVLNKKEAIDSKTFRVDNGFGYEITSNKKVLIKQNYIPAIQKNKPFFSEEDADKVACLVINKLKTRNSPTVSLKELIILKIQLNAFK
- a CDS encoding Kelch repeat-containing protein, with translation MTNNRKFMLGLICSALAFSGCSDDDGYERGNWKERSVFDGIPRSSAISFTIGDKGFMGTGYDGDDYLNDFWEYDIEGDFWSQKASFPGTPRSSASSFTLNDKGYLGIGYDGDNELIDFWEYNVSSNSWTQKADFGGGLRRGAVSFGINNVGYVGTGYDGDNDRKDFWKYDANADEWSELVGFGGNKRRDATTFVLNEKVYLGTGISNGIYVDDFWEFDPKTEVWTRKLDLDEEDDYRITRSNAVSFSVNGLGYIAAGYTGGAVGTIWEYTPETDIWEEITALEATVRQDPVSFSNGSRAFVLLGRTGNLYLDDNFEIFPLEEYDEDD
- a CDS encoding DUF4270 family protein, which encodes MRYIVLLLIIVSCLSCNKEEEEFTLQIGEDFVESTTKVYFIDTLTVKASTFQFDSLIVSSPNRLLIGAYNDPAFGKTLSKSFVQLTNTIYSIDDDAVYDSIALVLNPDRYFYNDTIPIQQFKVYEVLDDIESDEGFYYNTTNFNYNTIPIAVKDFLATPNKSDSLDIKVNDVFGLTLFNKLKENDINSGSEFLDEYKGLLIEANNNVNTTVLGFSTDSFLRLYYTVDDNDNDPEEKTIDFAINPSNTFNQISSEKSGTYFENIVNQETLIPSSETDNSSFIQAGIGIVTRLDIPYLKSLNDISSQGVVVDAKLKFSLKENTYSDNLYTKDSLQVYIIDNKANVLSNLTFDGETPIMSTIENDNPEFDSGFYTINILPFISLKQNETHEEYFLAIYSQNFNNSVDRYIFNGNLAPNNVRMKLELTYATYD
- a CDS encoding outer membrane beta-barrel protein, whose product is MTNKTHILFYIICQFCIGQIVLSQTTTNSLSSSPYSLYGLGISNELNTGKTNALGNTGFAMPSTYSINNLNPASFGAIPEGSFLYDIGIKVQKETLYEDGIKEFRYNGNFSNFSIAFPLSKKSGLGITLIPFTNVGYIVSGLEKSIDGSTDTFLANITGSGGLNDIQLNYGYKVNNKLRLGLKGSYLFGTIKEEETDFIGNNILNISEENFYNGFRLSTGVQYDINNKVSIGGIVNFPTTLNGNQTRTVIGGVEPVEEENSLDAFKLPLEVGLGLHTKLNDKLFLNLDYKKSFWDNTDQSDLIGDYVDQDFIGFGSEFTPEKSSLKYWNRINYRAGFSMDNGNLAIKNNRITNYSINLGLGLPTGGRRHSMINLGYSYGQKGQVSNGLIKENYHTLTLNFSLEDLWFQKRKYN
- a CDS encoding LytR/AlgR family response regulator transcription factor, whose product is MKCVIIDDEPLAVDVIESYVNQICSLEIVAKCNNPLEAITILNKHQVDLVFLDIEMPNLTGLDLVKTIENMPQFIFTTASPQHALEGFNLNATDYLVKPIPFHRFLKAVSRAKEKNALENTISGRISSTLSQQEVIPQNDFIFVKSEYENIKVDVQDIQYIEGLKDYIKIYQKDNSKALLTLSSFKSILDKLPENFMRVHRSYIININAIRALQKTKVVVGDKRIPIGETYKEEVVIRLKV
- a CDS encoding sensor histidine kinase, with translation MLFIKLLPFPEEMSSFKGRKSLPVVYSLMFLVLGTAIKIYEEWIRNDTVKKDIEAQKNVSELEALKNQINPHFLFNSLNSIYSLTVKNSNDAPEAVIMLSELMRYMLYTSNDDFVLLKEELTYIENYIKLQRLRIAKNENVKTNIHGTVSTQKIRPLLFISYIENAFKYGTDFNGNTEVKIDISVKDNELQFKCLNLIGNRTKNSENSGIGMQNTKDRLQLLYPEKYWLTTGENDDKFIVDLKLKLN
- a CDS encoding SMP-30/gluconolactonase/LRE family protein codes for the protein MYTLSKTLRLFLISILMFSCAKQEKAKTKTFQTVGKIERLDKQLDDVISLNAVIEILSTGHKWSEGPIWLKDEQKLIYTDVGHQKIYQWTEKDSVTLYLDMKDANPDRPGPSALLVDNNDKLVILQYGHGQAVKMNSSLDRPTNDFSIFVDNYNGVRFNNTNDAAFHSNGNMIMSDPPPVKEGGLKAAVYHITPKGNVQVVTDTLSSPNGIAFSPDEKTVYIANADWKHAIWIAADVDENGHISNGRLFFDATGNAPKEKGHPDGLKVNKHGIIFATGPGGVYILNPEGKHLGTILNNEFNTNCVLDDKEETLYITCGPKLMRVKLKPYS
- the iolG gene encoding inositol 2-dehydrogenase — translated: MIKIGIIGIGRMGKIHLENLSRKIKGVEVLSVVNPGDEGQKFALNNDIKNVSNNINAIIENPEIDAVVISSPSSTHSEYAIKSAKAGKAIFCEKPIDMSLEKASETISVISELNVPIMIGFNQRFDKNFSKVKDEISKDTIGCLRNLHIISRDPQPPPISYIKNSGGLFKDMTIHDFDMARFIMGCEVVEVFAYGDCLVNSAIGDAGDIDSATVLLKFENGAMATIENSREAKYGYDQRLEVFGSKGVIKVENPLKSDLNILTESGTKSDRHLDFFMDRYEASYLEEMKCFVDTLKNNKSMPVSGEDGLKAMIIAEAANRSLIENRSIKVNSIKIK
- a CDS encoding c-type cytochrome domain-containing protein; translation: MVLNILLNIDSDTPSDIILFLGRIHPLVVHLPIGFLLLAGLAEISTKWTKFEPIKAFVQYIWGLGVIGAFFAVLFGYFLSLSGDYNEDTIFWHKWSGVAVLLFSLACYYISKKQIKIPFYGKSILVTIVVVAIFYTGHLGGNLTHGSTYLLEYAPNPVRQLAGLSKKAIPRKKVTVLDSADVYLDLVSPIMNNRCVSCHNEDKKKGDLNLTSFSYLMKGGENGEAIIPGDPNSSDLFRRITLPTTHDDFMPTEGKRPLTDDEVAFIGWWINNNAPSRGYFTALKPDKEMIDNVSRQLGLDKNNFLREMVQSPKKEIIDSLSNQGFILNLLMKDNYFLEANFSLSEKKLTMHSVESLLQIKDQLIWLNMSNSNVTDGNLEKIGRLENLIKLNLSGNKISDNGLVHLEKLKNLESLNLFNTEVSIGLLAVIPKLTHLRTLYLSESNATNEIVSELQKGSEKLKISFD
- a CDS encoding beta-propeller domain-containing protein, with protein sequence MKINSILKLSLYLFLITPLLLSAQKSASGISHSFFIAGPQFTGIIGEAGEVVWDSKKVGARDGYVLKNGNILICWGDEVREYNKKKEVILTYKKSEASMELGTAVRLSNGNTMITESGTAPKIVEINKKGKVVKSIPLQPETDNIHMQTRMARKLKNGNYLVPHLLAFAVKEYKPDGTIVNTFSTDYKSFGGREAQTWPFTAIRSKNGNTLVTLTHGNRVVELDSDGKIIWEINNSLFEENPLVDPCGAQRLPNGNTVIASYGAQKGIKIFELDSDKNMVWTYDNYRAHHFQILTTNGKPIKGTPLK